The window CCATTTGGGGTATACTGGGGATGAGCATATCGCCTTGCTACCACCTATCCTGCTCGACCCAATTAGTACCGACCTGCTGCTCGCTTGTGACAAAGAGGCTGGTAACGATCTATTGGCCACTTACATCTTGCTATCGCGTAGCGTCGGCTCCGCTTTCTGCCGTAGTTGCTCCAGCACTCCCACAATGCGTTTCTGGGCTAGCTACTCTTGCAAAGCAACTACTTGTGCACGCAGAGCATCGTTCTCAGCATGTAGGGCAACAACTTCTTCCAGTGTCATGAGCTCAGTATACCACATCCAGCCTAATCTGAACAATTACAAAAACTATTCCAAATAGGATGTAACCTCTGACAATGGGCGTCGTGGGGTGCGTGCCATTGGTTCTGCAGCTTGTCCGATAGGCACCATCGCAATAGGCCGAAACTGACTAGGCAGCGCCAAGGCACGAGCAGCGGCTTTCTCGTCGAAAGCACCTACCCAGCAACAACCAAGGCCAAGAGCAGTAGCAGCCAATAGAATGTGTTCGGTAGCTGCTGCAGTGTCCTGCAAGCAATACAGATCCCTTCCTCGCGCCCCATAGCGCAGCGCGGAGCGCTCTGGTTCTGCACAGACCACGATGACCACTGGCGCTTCGGCTACGAAATCCTGTCCATATGCCGCCTGTGCCAGAGCCTCTTTGACCGCTGCC of the Chloroflexota bacterium genome contains:
- a CDS encoding nitroreductase family protein, with protein sequence MDLWTVIARRCSIRRFTSEEVSASTVQKILEAAIRAPSAGNRQPWHFVVVRRAAVKEALAQAAYGQDFVAEAPVVIVVCAEPERSALRYGARGRDLYCLQDTAAATEHILLAATALGLGCCWVGAFDEKAAARALALPSQFRPIAMVPIGQAAEPMARTPRRPLSEVTSYLE